The genomic DNA TACCATTGTCACGACAGTTAGTGTACGAGAAAAGGGCATTGTTGGATACGGTATGCTTTGGAGTGCTGTTTAGGATCAGTGGTGTTTGTTtgtagagaagaagaaagaagtctGTTGAAAGCAGTTGGGATCCACTACATCTGTCAGTTTCATTGGAAAATTTCATTGTTTATGTTCTGccttgtcagtgtgttttcatcttttatCTATTAAGCAGGAATGGCTTCAGTAGTAACTGTTTTTTATGTATATGTCATCAAATGAAAGCACAGTTTGTACTTCAACTGGAGCCCCCCTTTTTATTGTACTTTAACTGCATATATTTTACTACAAAGCTActtttgattttttaatttgctaTTGACATCGATTCCGCTGATGACACACGCATcagtaaataaatcagtttCAACTAGAATCCTCTTCAAACAAAATTGTGCCATTTAGGGGGTAAAATATCCTATTTGTGATTTTGATATGGAAGCTTAAAATCCCTAAATATGTCTTTAGTTCCCTGTTTATGCTGGACAACTCAACATTGGATTTTAATCCTATCCTATTCTTTGAAAATGGTAGTTTGGTCCATTTATGACCATTTCCAGAGCTTTAAATGCATCCATGGGTATATGTGTACATATGACATTGTGAGTTTACATGTATGTACAGATGTGACATGATGAGTAAACATAACTAGCCTAAAGAGTTGTAGCAATGGATATACAGGATATGTGAAAaagtgtgttgatgtgtgtgtttagtgtgatGTGTTTGTACTGATCGTCCACATTTACATGCTAGATTTATGTTATGTTGTGCATAACATGTGTAGTGGCTTATTGTGTGAGAAAATTAAGATGATATCACAAAAACAACTCGTATACGAAGACTTTCTTGGATGTTCGGGGTTACAAAAAGGGAGAGGAAATGGCAACACTTTTCACCTTTTATATGTGGTATAGTTAATAATGCACCAAATGGATAATCACACATGCAAAATCTAGACCTGTATTAATAATTTCATAACAGTAGATTTAAGGAATCATTCAAGTGAAATGAGTCAAACCAAATAGCCTCTGATACAATATTAGGAAAGAAGTCTCATGGGTTGCTCACTATAAGGTTGTGGATGAGTAAAAGATTCACTTCAGAAAATGAATTCCTAATTATCTGTGAACAAATTTACCcgtttattttccttttattttaacTGCACCATGTGGCATATATTCAGTTAATTTTAGATTAATTTATTGATCAGTGGTCAGTTTGGCCTTTCAGCTCTATTCTATTACCCCAGTTTTCCCCACAGTTCTAATATGCATTATCTGTTTTCTTAGTATTCTTCACCcttctttgtcttatttttacaaCTGGGATTGTattccatttaatttttaatgcaatgttcagggactttgtgtctttgttatgCAATTAAAGCACTCTTATTTGCTATTAGTGCTGCCATGTTTACAGCAGTTCAAATAAGTCAGTCTTGAGCTAGACTTCAACAGAACCACCAATCAGTGGTGCGTGTGTTGAGTGAGATTCaggagaaatgaaacaaaaaatatcgGGACGAGATGGAATATTAATGGGAAATGAAAGTGGAGTTACAGAGATGATTAAAAATGGCTCGGCATGATTTCTGCTTTTCTCAAGTGGCAAACTTCTCTGCGCGTCTCGGAGCTGTGTGTCAGCGCTGAGTACCAGCTGGTGGTGCATGTGGTCCCCTGAAAATCTGCTCCGcgctcagagcagcagaaaagaTCAGCCCGACCGGAGCAGGACGCGCGATCTGCACCGAGAGCGACTGTTGAGCCTCGTGTTTTATCTCTTCTTAACACGGATGGGTTAGATTCTGGTCCTTTCAGTTTGACATGTGGCCGGGGCAATGAATAACACAACCGGCTGGGTACCGGTAGGAGCCGGCAGCCGGGAAGAGTTACCAGCGCACCGAGTTTTAACGGGCTGCGTCCTGGCGCTGCTCATCGTTTGGACGCTTTTAGGCAACTTCACAGTGTGCGCAGCCGTTTATCGCTACCGGCACCTGCGCGCAAAAGTGACCAACATCTTCATCGTGTCTCTGGCTCTGTCGGACCTTCTGGTCGCCGTGCTGGTGATGCCATGGAAAGCTGTTGCTGAGGTGGCCGGTTTCTGGCCGTTTGGGAGCTTCTGTAAGACCTGGTTGGCCTGCGACATCATGTGCTCGACGGCCTCCATCCTCAACCTGTGCGTCATTAGCGTGGACCGGTACTGGGCCATCTCCAGCCCGTTCCGCTACGAGAGAAGCATGAACAAAAAGGTGGCCTCCGTTATGATTGGCGTGACGTGGACAGTGTCCCTGGTCATCTCCTTCGTCCCCGTGCAGCTCAACTGGCACCGGGCGGAGATCGGTGACCCGGCAGCGGAGGGTCTGGCGCACCACGGTGGGAGTACGGATGGGAGCTGTGACTCCAGCCTGAGCCGCACGTACgccatctcctcctccctcatcAGCTTCTACATCCCCGTTGCGATCATGATTGTCACGTACACCCGCATCTACCGGATAGCCCAGATGCAGATCCGAATGATATCCTCGCTGGAGCGGGCGGCGGAGCACGCGCAGAGCTGCCGCTCGGACGTACCTGAACTGTTTCCTCACCTGTGCACGGAAATCGGTGCCAGCTCGTATCAGTCTCAGATCAGCCTTCATCCGGAGTCTCAGCGCTCTAATCAGTCACACCGCGAGCTCAAAGTCTCCATCAGAAAAGAGACTAAAGTCCTGAAAACTCTGAGCATCATCATGGGCGTCTTCGTCTGCTGCTGGCTGCCCTTCTTCATCCTTAACTGCGCTCTGCCCTTCTGCCCCGGCCCGGGGGCTCCGGGGGCCCAGCGTGGCCCTTACTGCGTCAGTGAAAAGACTTTCGACGTGTTCGTGTGGATCGGCTGGAGCAACTCGTCCCTCAACCCGGTCATCTACGCGTTCAACGCGGATTTCAGAGACGCGTTCTTGCGCCTTTTGCGCTGCCGCGGACGACGCTGCTTGGCGGCGGTGAGCGCAGCGGTGGAGACGATGATGGCGAGCAACGAGGCCGTGAACCCGAAGCGAGAGAGCCCGCTGAAGGTGAGGCTGGACGCCTCCTGTGCCACAAACACCAGGGGGAGTGAGGACAGCGGGAACACCACGATGACTGTGTTTTACCACAGAGGGACAACCTCGGAGCAGGTGATGGACACCGAGGACAGAA from Amphiprion ocellaris isolate individual 3 ecotype Okinawa chromosome 4, ASM2253959v1, whole genome shotgun sequence includes the following:
- the LOC111583548 gene encoding D(1) dopamine receptor-like, which gives rise to MNNTTGWVPVGAGSREELPAHRVLTGCVLALLIVWTLLGNFTVCAAVYRYRHLRAKVTNIFIVSLALSDLLVAVLVMPWKAVAEVAGFWPFGSFCKTWLACDIMCSTASILNLCVISVDRYWAISSPFRYERSMNKKVASVMIGVTWTVSLVISFVPVQLNWHRAEIGDPAAEGLAHHGGSTDGSCDSSLSRTYAISSSLISFYIPVAIMIVTYTRIYRIAQMQIRMISSLERAAEHAQSCRSDVPELFPHLCTEIGASSYQSQISLHPESQRSNQSHRELKVSIRKETKVLKTLSIIMGVFVCCWLPFFILNCALPFCPGPGAPGAQRGPYCVSEKTFDVFVWIGWSNSSLNPVIYAFNADFRDAFLRLLRCRGRRCLAAVSAAVETMMASNEAVNPKRESPLKVRLDASCATNTRGSEDSGNTTMTVFYHRGTTSEQVMDTEDRNDKDRLTQIPI